Proteins from one Limanda limanda chromosome 9, fLimLim1.1, whole genome shotgun sequence genomic window:
- the LOC133011043 gene encoding claudin-18-like, whose protein sequence is MAATLCQVMGFMFGLLGTAAIIAATGMDQWSTEDLFDNPVTAVYSYSGLWNSCVRQSSGFTECRPYFTILGLPALLQAVRALMIVGIVLGAIGCLIAIFALKCLKMGNMDDNIKATMTLTAGIMILLAGICGIAGVSAFANLIVQSFRFTEFSESGFGSYGGGIGGLSGSLTPRYTFGPALFVGWIGGAVLVIGGIMMCLACRGMSSDGKQRYDGMAYKAASQHTMYKSDTRPRPAHNDSYKVQSVDGRMSNQRFDYV, encoded by the exons ATGGCCGCCACTCTCTGTCAGGTGATGGGCTTCATGTTCGGTTTGTTAGGGACAGCGGCAATAATCGCAGCAACGGGGATGGACCAGTGGTCGACGGAGGACCTCTTCGACAATCCTGTGACCGCCGTGTACTCCTACTCGGGCCTGTGGAATTCATGTGTCCGGCAGAGCTCCGGCTTCACAGAGTGCCGGCCTTATTTCACCATTCTGGGACTGCCAG CTTTGCTCCAAGCCGTCCGAGCCTTGATGATTGTTGGCATCGTTCTTGGAGCCATTGGCTGTCTGATTGCCATCTTTGCACTGAAGTGCTTGAAAATGGGGAACATGGACGACAACATCAAAGCCACAATGACTCTGACCGCTGGGATCATGATTCTTCttgcag GCATCTGTGGCATTGCAGGGGTCTCAGCCTTTGCTAATTTGATTGTGCAGAGTTTTCGGTTCACAGAGTTTTCTGAAAGTGGGTTCGGCTCGTATGGAGGAGGTATTGGTGGACTTTCAGGATCTCTGACTCCAAG GTACACGTTTGGCCCGGCTCTTTTTGTGGGCTGGATCGGTGGTGCTGTATTGGTCATTGGAGGCATCATGATGTGTCTGGCTTGTCGTGGAATGTCTTCAGATGGGAAGCAACG GTACGACGGGATGGCCTACAAAGCTGCTTCACAACACACCATGTACAAGTCGGACACTAGACCCCGTCCGGCTCACAATGATTCCTACAAGGTTCAGAGTGTGGATGGAAGGATGTCGAACCAGAGATTTGATTATGTGTAG
- the LOC133011039 gene encoding gastrula zinc finger protein XlCGF8.2DB-like has protein sequence MFTLTPVAVKSEEDEEKLISSKLHPSETKENRADCGGPEPARNSGPDGRLQQGTEDKTEDSSETPDSSETEVSEDDQMETMEPQSGLNTRKNKQPLSDMGCKTEKKKFSCSECGHRFNQRSSLNRHMRIHTEEKPFSCSECGHRFNRRSSLNAHMRIHTGEKPFSCSECGKIIDQKSSLNANMRSHTGDTPFSCTECGHRFNQKTHLNTHMRIHTGEKPFRCSECGYRCNQKSSLNRHMRSHTGEKPFSCSECGKRFGRRSSLNAHMMSHTGEKPFSCTECGHRFNQKTHLNTHMRSHTGEKPFSCTECGHRFNQKTHLNTHMRSHTGEKPFCCTECGHRFSDKSNLNKHMRSHTRKK, from the coding sequence atgttcacattgactcctgtcgctgtgaagagtgaagaagatgaagagaaacttatatcgtcaaagcttcatccgagtgagacgaaggagaacagagcggactgtggaggaccagaaccagccaggaactcaggtcctgatggacgtttacaacaaggtactgaggacaagactgaagactcttctgagactccagactcttctgagactgaagtcagTGAGGATGATCAGATGGAGACCATGGAACCTCAGagtggtttaaatacaagaaaaaacaaacagcctctaagtgatatgggatgtaagacagaaaaaaaaaagtttagttgctctgagtgtggtcacagatttaaccaaagaagcagtctaaatagacatatgaggattcatacagaaGAGAagccgtttagttgctctgagtgtggtcaCAGATTTAACCGAAGAAGCAGTCTAAAtgcacatatgaggattcatacaggagagaaaccgtttagttgctctgagtgtggtaaaataATTGACCAAAAAAGCAGTCTAAATGCaaatatgaggagtcatacaggagataCACCGTTTAGTTGCACTGAGTGTGGTCACAGATTTAACCAAAAAACccatctaaatacacacatgaggattcatacaggagagaaaccgtttcgttgctctgagtgtggttaCAGATGTAACCAAAAAAGCAGTCTAAATAGACacatgaggagtcatacaggagagaaaccgtttagttgctctgagtgtggtaaaagattcgGCCGAAGAAGCAGTCTAAATGCACATATgatgagtcatacaggagagaaaccgtttagttgcacTGAGTGTGGTCACAGATTTAACCAAAAAACccatctaaatacacacatgaggagtcatacaggagagaaaccgtttagttgcacTGAGTGTGGTCACAGATTTAACCAAAAAACccatctaaatacacacatgaggagtcatacaggagagaaaccctttTGTTGCACTGAGTGTGGTCACAGATTTAGCGATAAGAgcaatctaaataaacatatgaggagtcatacaagaaagaagtga